ACCAATAATTTGTCCAAATTTGTTTACAATTGGACATATTCGGACAATTATTTGTCAGAAATGGAATGTATTTTATAATACACAGGAAACACCTATATGATTCACCACATCATCTGGAGAACATATCATGAAATCAAAAGGACTCTTTATCCTTGCAGTCTGTGCCATTGCAGCAGTACTGCTCGTCGCCGGCTGCACGGACACCGGCAGTACAGAAACCGAGAAAGACACCCTCTCCTTCGGTTACCAGCCGTCAACCCATCAGGTTGCATACATGGTCGCAAAGGAGAAGGGATGGTGGACAGAGGACCTCGCACCCTACGGCATCACCGACATTGAAGACCACAAGTTCCCCACCGGCGCACCGGAGATGCAGTCCATGATTGCAGGGGACATCGATGTCGCCTATGTCGGTGCAGCTCCTGTCATCTCCGCTCTTGCAACCGGCCTTGATGCAAAGATCGTCGCTGCCGTGCAGGTGCAGGGATCTGATCTTGTTGTCCGCCCTGAAGTCACCTACACCAGCCCTGACGACCTGAAAGGTCTCATCATCGCCACCTTCCCGCCGGGCACCATCCAGGACACCCTCCTGCGTGACTGGCTCCAGTCAAACGGCATTGACCCCGACACCGATGTAGACATCCGCCCGATGGGCCCCGGTGACGCTACGGTCGCCATCTCCGAAGGCGCTGTTGACGCGGTATTCCTGCCGCACCCTGCACCCGCCACCATCGCCGCTGAAGGAAACGGCTATACCGCGGTGCAGTCCGGTGAGATGGAGAAAGACCACGCCTGCTGTGTCCTCGTCGTCTCCGGCGACCTCATCCGCAACCACCCCGACATGGTGGAGCAGATTGTAAAGACCCACATCAAAGCGACCGAGTATGCCATTGCCAACCAGAACGAGACTGCACAGATCTACCACGACATGAACAAGGTCGACATGGCAGTCATTGAGGATTCGTTTACAACCTGGGACGGACGCTGGATCAACAACCCGTCAGTCATCACCGGATCCGTTGTTGACTACACCACAGTTCAGGCAGACCTCGGCTACATCAGTCAGCCACTTACCGAAGATGATATCTTCGATATGTCCTTCTATGAGAAGGCAACAGAAGCCTAACCTTTTTTTCCCCTGCCTGCGCAGATCTGAAGAACCGACCGGGAATACCCGGTACGCTACCTGTGGAGAACGCACGAATGCGTACAAAAAATAAGAATACCTATCGAAATATCCTGATACCGCTCGCCTCGGTTGGGGTGGTCATCCTCGTCTGGCAGATCGTTGCCGTCTACGTCGTCGGAAACACATTCAAACTGCCCAGTTTCACCGAGGTAGTCACCGCATTCATCGCGGACATGTTCGGTACGCGGGGCACCCTCCCGACAGACATCGTCGTGAGTCTGTACCACTTTGCAATTGGCATGGCAGCAGCACTCATCGTCGGCATCCCGACCGGCATCTGCATGGGCTGGTTCCGTGATATCGACATCGCACTGAACCCGATTGTGGAGATCATCCGCCCCATCCCGCCTCTCGCGTGGATCCCCTTTGCCATCATCTGGTTCGGGCTCACGCACGCGGCGGCAGGGTTTATCATCTTCATCGGCGCCGTCTTCCCTGTCATCATCAACACCTACACCGGCTTTCGCAATGTGCCGAAGGTGTTCATT
Above is a window of Methanogenium organophilum DNA encoding:
- a CDS encoding ABC transporter substrate-binding protein, which encodes MKSKGLFILAVCAIAAVLLVAGCTDTGSTETEKDTLSFGYQPSTHQVAYMVAKEKGWWTEDLAPYGITDIEDHKFPTGAPEMQSMIAGDIDVAYVGAAPVISALATGLDAKIVAAVQVQGSDLVVRPEVTYTSPDDLKGLIIATFPPGTIQDTLLRDWLQSNGIDPDTDVDIRPMGPGDATVAISEGAVDAVFLPHPAPATIAAEGNGYTAVQSGEMEKDHACCVLVVSGDLIRNHPDMVEQIVKTHIKATEYAIANQNETAQIYHDMNKVDMAVIEDSFTTWDGRWINNPSVITGSVVDYTTVQADLGYISQPLTEDDIFDMSFYEKATEA
- a CDS encoding ABC transporter permease, whose protein sequence is MRTKNKNTYRNILIPLASVGVVILVWQIVAVYVVGNTFKLPSFTEVVTAFIADMFGTRGTLPTDIVVSLYHFAIGMAAALIVGIPTGICMGWFRDIDIALNPIVEIIRPIPPLAWIPFAIIWFGLTHAAAGFIIFIGAVFPVIINTYTGFRNVPKVFIEAARVLGCTKDSALIRKIGFPSAIPEITAGIRVSMGIGWMCLVGAEIFGAGTGKYGLGKNLWTYYNLHQMDSVVVYMLVLGVIGIIIDMLFRHYVNKQTMRWQNTME